A single genomic interval of Mycobacterium sp. DL592 harbors:
- a CDS encoding O-succinylhomoserine sulfhydrylase, with translation MTDVPSVRIPAPLPDGVSQATIGVRGGLLRSGFEETAEAMYLTSGYVYSSAGEAEKAFTGEIDRYVYSRYGNPTISMFEERLRLIEGAPAAFATASGMAAVFTSLGALLGAGDRLVAARSLFGSCFVVCSEILPRWGVETVFVDGEDLSQWEEALSKPTKAVFFETPSNPMQSLVDIAAVSDLAHAAGAKVVLDNVFATPLLQQGFPLGVDVVVYSGTKHIDGQGRVLGGAILGDKEYIDGPVQKLMRHTGPALSAFNAWVLLKGLETMSVRVDYSNRSAQRIAEFLEAQPGVNWVRYPFLESHPQFDLAKRQMRGGGTVVTFELDGGKDRAFEVLDKLQIIDISNNLGDAKSLITHPATTTHRAMGPEGRAAIGLGDGVVRISVGLEGTEDLIADLDRALS, from the coding sequence ATGACAGACGTGCCCTCGGTGCGCATCCCCGCGCCGCTGCCCGACGGGGTCAGCCAGGCCACCATCGGCGTGCGCGGCGGCCTGCTGCGGTCGGGCTTCGAGGAGACCGCCGAAGCGATGTACCTGACGTCGGGCTACGTCTACTCCTCGGCGGGCGAGGCCGAGAAGGCCTTCACCGGCGAGATCGACCGCTACGTGTACTCCCGCTATGGCAACCCGACGATCTCGATGTTCGAGGAGCGGCTGCGCCTGATCGAAGGCGCCCCTGCGGCGTTCGCCACCGCCTCGGGGATGGCGGCGGTGTTCACCTCGCTGGGTGCGCTACTGGGTGCGGGGGATCGGCTGGTGGCCGCCCGCAGCCTGTTCGGCTCGTGTTTCGTCGTCTGTAGCGAGATTCTCCCGCGCTGGGGAGTCGAAACCGTCTTCGTCGACGGCGAGGACCTCTCGCAGTGGGAAGAAGCGCTGAGCAAACCTACCAAGGCCGTCTTCTTCGAGACACCATCCAACCCGATGCAGTCCCTGGTCGACATCGCGGCGGTCTCGGATCTGGCCCATGCTGCCGGCGCGAAAGTGGTGCTGGACAACGTTTTTGCCACCCCGCTGCTGCAGCAGGGGTTCCCGCTCGGGGTGGACGTCGTGGTGTACTCGGGCACCAAGCACATCGACGGTCAGGGCCGGGTCCTCGGTGGGGCGATCCTCGGTGACAAGGAATACATCGACGGGCCGGTCCAGAAACTGATGCGCCACACCGGGCCAGCGCTGTCGGCGTTCAACGCGTGGGTGTTGCTCAAGGGCCTGGAGACGATGTCGGTCCGGGTGGACTACTCGAACCGCTCCGCGCAGCGCATCGCCGAGTTCCTCGAAGCCCAACCCGGCGTGAACTGGGTGCGGTACCCGTTCCTGGAGTCCCATCCCCAGTTCGACCTGGCGAAGCGTCAGATGCGCGGCGGCGGAACTGTGGTGACCTTCGAACTCGACGGTGGCAAGGACCGCGCGTTCGAGGTTCTCGACAAGCTGCAGATCATCGACATCTCCAACAACCTCGGCGACGCCAAGTCGCTCATCACCCACCCGGCCACCACCACCCACCGGGCAATGGGGCCGGAAGGTCGCGCCGCGATCGGCCTGGGCGACGGTGTGGTGCGCATCTCGGTGGGCCTGGAGGGCACCGAGGACCTGATCGCCGACCTGGATCGGGCGCTGAGCTAG
- a CDS encoding rhodanese-like domain-containing protein has product MSYAGDITPEDSWKLLSENPEAVLVDCRTDAEWRWVGVPDLTSLGRDVVFVEWNRSNGQRNADFVAELIAAGVTPGERPVVFICRSGNRSIPAAEAATAAGIAPSYNMLDGFEGQLDEQGHRGANGWRALGLPWKQS; this is encoded by the coding sequence GTGAGCTATGCAGGTGACATCACCCCCGAGGACAGCTGGAAACTGCTCAGCGAGAACCCGGAAGCGGTGCTGGTCGACTGTCGTACCGACGCCGAATGGCGGTGGGTGGGCGTACCCGATCTGACCAGCCTGGGCCGCGACGTGGTGTTCGTGGAGTGGAATCGCAGCAACGGCCAGCGCAACGCCGACTTCGTCGCCGAGCTGATCGCCGCCGGGGTCACGCCCGGCGAGCGCCCCGTGGTCTTCATCTGTCGCTCGGGCAACCGCTCGATCCCCGCGGCCGAGGCGGCCACGGCGGCCGGTATCGCACCGTCCTACAACATGCTCGACGGCTTCGAAGGACAGCTCGACGAGCAGGGCCACCGAGGTGCCAACGGCTGGCGGGCCCTCGGCCTGCCCTGGAAGCAGTCATGA
- a CDS encoding lumazine-binding protein, with protein MTDEDNTGSSPMPILIALGVAAIVLIGFGISWLIRGDGMTEDTRVGRAAVGQNDALQRENYPDFRKYTCAAQQATEADVLAHQQQSKSARGARYVDDVTGVKIDGDRATATVVYHFERTPDKRLDTPMTFVRESGDWKVCSPSPA; from the coding sequence ATGACCGACGAAGACAACACCGGGTCGAGCCCGATGCCGATCCTCATCGCGCTGGGGGTGGCTGCGATCGTCCTGATCGGATTCGGCATCTCGTGGCTGATCCGCGGTGACGGCATGACCGAGGACACCCGGGTGGGCCGCGCCGCGGTGGGCCAGAACGACGCCCTGCAACGCGAGAACTATCCGGACTTCCGTAAGTACACATGCGCCGCGCAGCAGGCCACCGAAGCCGATGTGCTTGCGCACCAACAACAGTCGAAGTCGGCGCGCGGAGCTCGGTACGTCGACGACGTCACGGGTGTGAAGATCGACGGCGATCGGGCCACCGCGACCGTGGTCTATCACTTCGAGCGCACACCCGACAAGCGCCTGGATACGCCGATGACGTTCGTCCGGGAGAGCGGGGACTGGAAGGTCTGTTCACCGAGTCCTGCCTAG
- the purT gene encoding formate-dependent phosphoribosylglycinamide formyltransferase has translation MRVMLVGSGELSRELVLAFQRLGAEVIAVDRYAGAPAHDAADEALVVSVTDPEELAAAVSQSRPDYLVVNTNAVAIDALRTVEDSGAAQVVPSVHATRLSLDREGIRKLAADDLGLPTAPFWFAGSVAELTAIAEHAGFPLVVKPVVGAPGQGQSVLLRPDDVEPAWQRAADAGGRVPHNRVLAETVVEIDYAVTLLTVRTEGPAGPQLHFCEPIGYRQLDGVVLESWQPQHMTLAALGAAKSVAARIVRALGGRGVFAVELLVRGDEVYFSDVRVRPSDSALVTLRTQRLSEFELHARAVLGLPVDTIMISPGAAEVTYAGEADGRPERLPEPAAVLAEAMTVPESDVRLFGRHEDASRRRLVLALATAGDVTTARDRVRQVSTTLRRLWQS, from the coding sequence GTGATGCTGGTGGGATCCGGTGAGCTGAGCCGCGAGCTGGTGCTGGCCTTCCAGCGCCTGGGCGCCGAGGTGATCGCCGTCGACCGCTACGCCGGGGCCCCGGCACACGACGCCGCCGACGAGGCCCTCGTGGTGTCGGTGACCGATCCCGAGGAGCTCGCCGCCGCGGTCAGCCAGAGCCGTCCCGACTATCTCGTGGTGAACACAAACGCGGTGGCCATCGATGCGCTGCGCACCGTGGAGGACAGCGGTGCCGCCCAGGTGGTGCCCTCGGTGCATGCCACCCGGCTGAGCCTGGACCGCGAGGGCATTCGCAAGCTCGCCGCCGACGACCTGGGCCTGCCGACGGCACCCTTCTGGTTCGCCGGGTCGGTCGCAGAGCTCACGGCGATCGCCGAGCACGCCGGATTCCCGCTCGTGGTCAAGCCTGTAGTGGGCGCACCCGGCCAGGGCCAGTCCGTGCTGCTCCGCCCCGATGATGTCGAGCCGGCCTGGCAGCGGGCCGCCGACGCCGGCGGGCGGGTGCCGCACAACCGGGTGCTCGCCGAGACCGTCGTCGAGATCGACTACGCCGTCACGCTGCTCACGGTGCGCACCGAGGGCCCCGCCGGGCCGCAGCTGCATTTCTGCGAACCGATCGGCTACCGCCAGCTCGACGGCGTCGTCCTGGAGTCCTGGCAGCCGCAACACATGACGCTGGCCGCGCTCGGCGCGGCGAAGTCGGTCGCCGCGCGGATCGTGCGGGCCCTCGGCGGTCGCGGGGTGTTCGCGGTAGAACTGCTGGTTCGCGGCGACGAGGTGTACTTCTCCGACGTCCGGGTGCGGCCCAGCGACAGCGCCCTGGTGACGTTGCGCACCCAGCGGCTCTCGGAGTTCGAGTTGCACGCCCGCGCGGTGCTTGGCCTGCCTGTCGACACCATCATGATCTCGCCCGGCGCCGCCGAGGTCACCTACGCCGGCGAGGCCGATGGTCGACCCGAGCGACTGCCGGAACCCGCCGCGGTGCTCGCCGAGGCGATGACCGTGCCCGAAAGCGACGTCAGGCTGTTCGGACGCCACGAGGACGCGTCCCGCCGCCGGCTGGTCCTGGCTTTGGCGACGGCAGGCGACGTCACCACCGCCCGTGACCGGGTGCGCCAGGTTTCGACCACCCTGCGGAGGCTGTGGCAGTCATGA